A part of Dasypus novemcinctus isolate mDasNov1 chromosome 7, mDasNov1.1.hap2, whole genome shotgun sequence genomic DNA contains:
- the LOC101423596 gene encoding intraflagellar transport protein 70B-like — protein MAGLSGTQIQEGAFTAAVYRLIRDSRYAEAVQLLGGELQRSPRSRAGLSLLGYCYYRLQEFALAAECYEQLGLLHPEVEQYRLYQAQALYKACLYPDATRVAFLLLDNPAYHSRVLRLQAAIKYSEGDLPGARSLVEQLLSGDAGDESGGESDPDSQVNLGCLLYKEGQYEAACSKFSAALQASGYRPDLSYNLALAYYSNRQYALALKHIADIIERGIRQHPELGVGMTTEGIDVRSVGNTLVLHQTALVEAFNLKAAIEFQLRNYEAAQETLTDMPPRAEEELDAVTLHNQALMNMDARPTEGFEKLQFLLQQNPFPPETFGNLLLLYCKYEYFDLAADVLAENAHLTYKFLTPYLYDFLDAMITCQTAPEEAFIRLDELAGMLTEQLRKLTVQVQEARHNRDDEAVKKAVNEYDETLEKYIPVLMAQAKIYWNLENYPMVEKIFRKSVEFCNDHDVWKLNVAHVLFMQENKYKEAIGFYEPIVKKHYDNILNVSAIVLANLCVSYIMTSQNEEAEELMRKIEKEEEQFSYDDPDKKIYHLCIVNLVIGTLYCAKGNYDFGISRVIKSLEPYNKKLGTDTWYYAKRCFLSLLENMSKHMIVLRDSVIQECVQFLKHCELYGRNIPAVIEQPLEEERMHIGKNTVTYESRQLRALIYEIIGWNM, from the coding sequence ATGGCCGGGCTAAGCGGTACGCAGATCCAGGAGGGGGCTTTCACCGCGGCCGTGTACCGGCTCATCCGGGATTCCCGCTACGCCGAGGCGGTGCAGCTGCTGGGCGGAGAGCTCCAGCGGAGCCCGAGGAGTCGCGCCGGCCTGTCACTGCTGGGCTACTGCTACTACCGCCTGCAGGAGTTCGCGCTGGCGGCCGAGTGCTACGAGCAGCTGGGCCTGCTGCACCCCGAAGTAGAGCAGTACCGCCTGTACCAGGCCCAGGCCCTGTACAAAGCCTGCCTTTACCCAGACGCCACCCGGGTGGCCTTCCTCCTCCTGGACAACCCCGCCTACCATAGCCGGGTGCTTCGCCTCCAAGCCGCTATCAAGTACAGCGAGGGCGATCTGCCCGGGGCGCGGAGCCTGGTGGAGCAGCTACTGAGTGGGGATGCAGGGGACGAGAGTGGGGGCGAGAGCGATCCCGACAGCCAGGTCAACCTGGGTTGCTTGCTCTACAAGGAAGGGCAGTATGAAGCGGCGTGTTCCAAGTTCTCTGCGGCTCTGCAGGCCTCGGGCTACCGGCCTGACCTTTCCTACAACCTGGCGTTGGCCTACTACAGCAACCGGCAGTATGCCTTAGCTCTGAAACATATCGCGGACATTATTGAGCGTGGCATCCGCCAGCACCCAGAACTAGGTGTGGGCATGACCACCGAGGGCATTGATGTTCGCAGTGTAGGCAACACCTTAGTCCTCCACCAGACTGCTCTGGTGGAAGCCTTCAACCTCAAGGCAGCCATAGAATTCCAGCTGAGAAACTACGAGGCTGCCCAGGAGACCCTCACTGACATGCCACCTAGGGCAGAGGAAGAGTTGGACGCTGTGACCCTGCACAACCAGGCCCTAATGAACATGGATGCCAGGCCCACGGAAGGATTTGAAAAGCTGCAGTTTTTGCTCCAACAGAACCCCTTTCCCCCTGAGACTTTTGGCAACCTGTTGCTTCTCTACTGTAAGTATGAGTATTTTGACCTGGCAGCAGATGTCCTGGCAGAAAACGCCCACTTGACTTACAAGTTCCTCACACCGTATCTTTATGACTTTCTGGATGCCATGATCACTTGCCAGACAGCTCCTGAAGAGGCTTTCATTAGGCTTGATGAATTAGCAGGGATGCTGACTGAGCAGCTCCGGAAACTCACCGTACAAGTAcaggaagccagacacaatagaGATGATGAAGCTGTCAAAAAGGCAGTGAATGAATACGATGAAACCCTTGAGAAATACATTCCTGTGTTGATGGCCCAAGCAAAGATCTACTGGAACCTTGAAAATTATCCAATGGTAGAAAAGATCTTCCGCAAATCCGTGGAATTCTGTAATGACCATGATGTATGGAAACTCAATGTGGCTCATGTTCTGTTCATGCAGGAAAACAAATACAAAGAAGCCATTGGTTTTTATGAGCCCATAGTCAAGAAGCATTATGATAACATCCTGAATGTCAGTGCGATTGTGTTAGCTAACCTCTGTGTTTCATACATTATGACAAGTCAAAATGAAGAAGCTGAGGAGCTGATGAGGAAAATCGAAAAGGAAGAGGAACAGTTCTCCTATGATGACCCAGACAAGAAAATCTACCATCTCTGCATTGTGAATTTGGTGATAGGAACACTTTATTGTGCCAAAGGAAATTATGACTTTGGTATTTCTCGGGTTATCAAAAGCTTGGAGCCTTATAATAAAAAACTGGGAACAGATACCTGGTACTATGCCAAAAGGTGCTTCCTGTCCTTATTAGAAAACATGTCAAAACACATGATCGTGCTGCGTGACAGTGTTATTCAAGAATGTGTCCAGTTTCTAAAACACTGTGAACTTTATGGCAGAAACATACCTGCAGTTATTGAACAACccctggaagaagaaagaatgcatATTGGAAAGAATACAGTCACCTATGAGTCCAGACAGTTAAGAGCTCTAATTTATGAGATTATAGGATGGAATATGTAG